From the Odocoileus virginianus isolate 20LAN1187 ecotype Illinois chromosome 20, Ovbor_1.2, whole genome shotgun sequence genome, the window TTGGGCTCATGAAGCAGGAGAGGCCCAGAGATTCACTGGAAAGCCTTCATCTCGCCAGGCCTGGCCTGTGGCATCGGCAGTGCATGGGGTTGGAGTCCTTTGGGCCAGGCTCTAGGGCAGACCTGGGGGTCAGAATACCTGGAGGAGGAGCAAGGGCACAAGGAGCCTCCTTTGCTGGAGCTGCTCTCCGTGTGCCCTGCTCACTGGGCAGTGGGAGAGGGGTCCGGTCTAGGGCCTTGGTCCTGGGCTATGTCCTGGGCAGACGTCAGGCCAGGCTGGCCAGCCTGTAGTGCTCTCGGCACAGAGGGACTGATAAAGAAGGACTGTAGGAAACGCTGCCGCAGGCCCTCAGGCAGGTAGTAGTGGATGAAGTATATGAGCCCCAGGCCATGACCTGGGTAATAGCGGCGGCGTGGCTGGGCCGCCAGCAGTGCATCGGTGATGGCATCTACCACCGGGCTGAGGTCTGGCAGAGCCTGGCTCAGAGAGTGCAGGAACTGCCTATTCAAGTGCTCGATGTAGTCCTCACCATAGGCCTGCAGCAGCTCTCGTGGTAGGGTGGCCAGCAGCTGCTGCTTGCGCTCTTCCCACCGGTGCACATCCTTCACTGACTCTGTGGAAGGAGTGCCAAGGCCAGAGTGGGGTCAATGAGGGAAGCCAAAGCCAGACCCAGGTCTCTAACTCACAACCTGAGACCCGCCCCCAGCCAAAGTCACGCCCATTCCTCAGACCCAGTCCCACTCCAGAGAAGACCACACTCCCtcgccttcctcctcctccccccacaaGCCCCACCCCCAAACCCCTGAGCCTCACCTGTCTTGAAGCAGGCAGGCTGGATGATGCTGACCTTGACACCCCAGGGCAGAAGTTCACAGCTAAAGTTGCCCATAAGCAACGTCAAGGCCGCTTTGGAGGTCCCATAGGCAGCCAAGCATGGAAACGGCATGTCTCCTGGGGATGGATTGGGAGTGGGGGATGCCTCAGCCTGGGCCAGGGACTCCAGTATCTCTCCCCGCCCAGCAGAGGCATCTTTTCTGCTCCAGTGCAGGAGGACCCTCACCTGCTGGGCTGCTCACGGTCACAATGCGACCACTCGAACGACGCAGCAGTGGCAAGAGGCCTTTGGTCATCTCTAGTGCACCAAAGAAGTTCACCTCCATGCAGGTGCGGAACGTGGCCACTGGACACAACTCTGCATCCGCCACAAAGATGTTCTGGCCTGCGTTGTTGACCAGGCCCCACAGACCTGAGGGCatggagccaggagggaagctgcGGGTCAGTTCTGCAGCACACCTCCAATCCTGGCCCCCTCACATCTGCCCAGCCATGCCCTTTCCCAGCGAAGTTGAGCCTACTGACCAGTGCTGGCGGTGTGGACCTTGGTGAACTCCAGCACACGGCTAATGTCTGCTGGCTTCGTCAGGTCCATCTGCAGCAGCTTCAGACGAGAAGAACAGCAGGCACGGAGCTCTAGGGCGCCAGGGCTATTCAGATCCAACACGGTGGCCAACACTGTGAAGCCCATGGTGTCAAGCTTCTTGGCCGTCGCGTTGCCAAAACCAGAGTCACAGCCTGGTCAGGGAAGGAAGGACAACAGTGAACTCCACTATGGCCCAGTTCAGCCTGAGACAACCCAGGGTCACCATGGCCTGGATGGGATCCAGGCTTCTGACTCCTGACTTCGCAGCATCAGCAGCCCTCCCCTCCTAGGCCCATCTCTGGGAGGCTTGGACCCTCTGGCTGAGCTCCTGAGGACCAAATCTTTCAAAGCTGTCATCTCCCTGACCCCTCATAGCTACCCTATCAAACGTGGCTTATGATCCCcaccttacagatgagaaaactgagacctagtaatgctaagttgcttccctCAAAGTCACTCAGCTGGCACACAGTAAGGTCAGGACTCTGTTGGTAGGTCAGCCAGTCCCAGCTGAGACCCAGCCTCAGCCCTGATGTCCTTCTGTCTGCTTGAGATCAGGCCTCAGCTTGCATGTGCAGATTTTacttcccagcctcccttcctttctcattGTCCTTGCCCAGCATTCTTCCTCTTACCTGGACACTGAAGCAGCCCCCCTTTTTAGTCCTGTCCCACCTTGCCCCCTTGAATCCATTCTCTGCCTAAGTAGCCCGAGGGATCCTTCCCAAAATGACAATACCCTCTGCTTTTGAAAACCTCTCCAAGGCTCCTCACAGCCCTTAGGATAAAGCCAAAGTGCTCTGTTCCCATCATCTAGGCCCTGTACAACCTGAGCTCCACCTTCCTTTCCAGTTCAGCACCCTCTACTGTTGTTCCAGGCTCCAGGCAAGCTGGAGGCCCATATCCACCTTATGCTTGACCCTTGGAATTCCAGTGAATGGCAACATTGGGacattctctgagcctcaaatAACTTGCCCCCAGGACAGGGTCACAGTGGATGAAGATAAGAACAGACCTGCATTAGAATCCCTTCCCACATCCATCAAATGTGATCTGAGGTCAGTTACCACTCTTGGAGGcttaatttcctggttttggtaTGCAGAGAGATAAACCACGAGGCAGAGCCAGTGTAGGGGTCTAATAAACTCCGGCTCCCTTGATTGTTCCCATTCCAATCCAGCTCCTTG encodes:
- the HSD11B2 gene encoding 11-beta-hydroxysteroid dehydrogenase type 2 — encoded protein: MESWPWPSGGAWLLVAARALLQLLRADLRLGCPLLAALVLLAALDWLCQRLLPPLAALVVLAATGWIVLSRLARPQRLPVATRAVLITGCDSGFGNATAKKLDTMGFTVLATVLDLNSPGALELRACCSSRLKLLQMDLTKPADISRVLEFTKVHTASTGLWGLVNNAGQNIFVADAELCPVATFRTCMEVNFFGALEMTKGLLPLLRRSSGRIVTVSSPAGDMPFPCLAAYGTSKAALTLLMGNFSCELLPWGVKVSIIQPACFKTESVKDVHRWEERKQQLLATLPRELLQAYGEDYIEHLNRQFLHSLSQALPDLSPVVDAITDALLAAQPRRRYYPGHGLGLIYFIHYYLPEGLRQRFLQSFFISPSVPRALQAGQPGLTSAQDIAQDQGPRPDPSPTAQ